From the Candidatus Bathyarchaeota archaeon genome, one window contains:
- a CDS encoding DNA methyltransferase — protein MQKLFFLVSGEYESLSVSELFAILEAEGYPYTLNERLDQTVRLEADARCIQDVKRRSGYTRVCAQELFACNHSDPDITAATKNTDFTRVLSEGETFEVRIRRIKEYSSKDDTMHLERLLGKLILQNTPHAKVNLSKPDKTFYGILTNGKLIFGVKLAEIEPKPFVERRPRKKPFFHPSAMNAKMARCMVNLAHAKSDGYVLDPFCGTGTTLLEATLIGCRAVGVDVQRRMANGAKRNLKHFGLTAEAMLVADARKLPLLNVDCIVTDPPYGKSATTLKSTTKTIVEATLDSAQALLSTGQRICIASPKTLGISKLGKQRGFRHIESHFAYVHSTLTREVAVFEKE, from the coding sequence GTGCAAAAACTCTTCTTTTTAGTCAGCGGAGAATACGAATCCCTCTCTGTTTCTGAACTTTTCGCCATCTTAGAAGCCGAAGGTTATCCCTATACGCTAAATGAGCGACTTGACCAAACTGTGCGTTTAGAAGCTGATGCCCGATGCATTCAAGACGTGAAGCGCCGCTCAGGATACACGCGGGTCTGCGCCCAAGAACTTTTTGCCTGCAACCACTCCGACCCCGACATCACCGCCGCAACAAAAAACACCGACTTCACTCGCGTTCTGTCTGAGGGCGAAACTTTTGAAGTGCGCATTCGCCGCATCAAAGAATACTCCAGCAAAGACGACACCATGCACCTCGAACGCCTCCTAGGCAAACTTATACTGCAAAACACGCCCCACGCCAAAGTCAACCTTAGCAAACCAGACAAAACCTTCTACGGCATACTCACCAACGGCAAACTGATCTTTGGAGTAAAACTTGCCGAAATCGAGCCTAAACCCTTTGTGGAACGCAGACCACGCAAAAAACCCTTCTTCCACCCCTCAGCCATGAACGCAAAGATGGCACGTTGCATGGTAAATCTGGCACATGCTAAATCGGACGGGTACGTGCTTGACCCTTTTTGCGGCACGGGAACCACGTTGCTTGAAGCCACCTTGATTGGCTGTCGCGCAGTCGGCGTGGACGTTCAGAGGCGCATGGCAAACGGCGCTAAACGTAACCTCAAGCATTTTGGGTTAACTGCAGAAGCCATGCTTGTAGCCGACGCCCGCAAACTGCCCCTCCTAAACGTTGACTGCATAGTGACCGACCCGCCCTACGGCAAAAGCGCAACCACGCTTAAATCCACCACCAAAACCATAGTCGAAGCCACACTGGATTCGGCGCAGGCGCTCTTGTCAACAGGACAACGCATTTGTATCGCTTCACCCAAAACATTAGGCATCTCCAAACTAGGCAAACAACGCGGCTTTCGCCACATAGAATCTCACTTTGCCTATGTGCATAGTACTTTAACGCGTGAAGTCGCCGTGTTTGAGAAGGAATAA
- the prs gene encoding ribose-phosphate diphosphokinase → MKIVCGPASARLGEEISQLTGFEKVDVASKVFPDGESYVRLDGDVSGEDVALVQTTCAPQDTRLLQLGFMAAAAKRNNAKKVTAVVPYLAYARQDKIFLQGENISIETLARMLGAAGVDELVTVNVHEENALKLFPFPAKSLTAIPLLAQYFVEKGVKDGFALAPDKGALYIADQAKQVLGGECGSLEKHRDRYTGETTQTGKHLNVEGKTVVIFDDIISTGGTIVGAAKILKAQGAAHIYTATVHGLLIGDAEKRILDAGVEEIICTDSVPGKNSKVSLASLISQELKAL, encoded by the coding sequence ATGAAAATTGTTTGTGGTCCTGCTTCGGCACGTTTGGGTGAGGAGATTTCGCAGTTAACTGGATTTGAAAAAGTTGATGTGGCTTCTAAGGTTTTTCCTGATGGGGAGTCTTATGTCCGTTTGGATGGAGATGTTTCTGGTGAGGATGTGGCTTTGGTGCAGACGACTTGTGCGCCTCAGGATACGCGGCTTTTGCAGCTTGGGTTCATGGCAGCCGCCGCCAAACGCAACAACGCCAAAAAAGTCACCGCAGTCGTGCCCTACTTGGCGTATGCTAGGCAAGACAAAATCTTTTTGCAGGGCGAAAACATCAGCATCGAAACCCTCGCGCGTATGCTGGGAGCCGCAGGCGTTGACGAACTCGTAACCGTGAACGTGCACGAAGAAAACGCGCTCAAACTCTTCCCGTTCCCCGCCAAGTCGCTTACTGCCATACCTTTGTTGGCGCAGTATTTTGTCGAAAAAGGCGTAAAAGACGGCTTTGCGCTTGCCCCCGACAAGGGCGCATTGTACATTGCTGACCAAGCCAAGCAGGTTTTAGGCGGCGAATGCGGAAGTTTGGAGAAGCACCGCGACCGCTACACAGGCGAGACCACCCAGACAGGCAAACACCTCAACGTCGAAGGCAAAACCGTAGTAATCTTTGACGATATCATCAGCACGGGCGGAACCATCGTGGGTGCAGCAAAAATCCTCAAAGCCCAAGGCGCCGCCCACATTTACACCGCAACGGTCCACGGGCTCTTGATTGGTGATGCTGAGAAACGCATTTTGGACGCGGGCGTTGAAGAAATCATCTGCACGGATAGCGTGCCTGGCAAGAACAGCAAGGTTTCGCTTGCCTCTTTGATAAGCCAAGAACTCAAGGCGCTCTAA
- the rnz gene encoding ribonuclease Z encodes MSIRIVFLGTSAAVPTPNRSLPAVVLQRENEQLLFDCGEAVQLQMIRAKVSLHKKQRIFLTHMHGDHVLGLPGLLQTMALMNRQKPVQVYGPVGTARFLSCLKETLQFGLTFDVEVYEVSGAGLVCETEEYCVYAEPANHSVASFAYAFVEKPRPGRFNPEKAAALEVPKGEAWNKLQHGEAVTLTDGRIVQSGEVTGEPRRGRKIVYTGDTRPFTGFAGFASDADLVIHEATFEDALSEKAQVDGHSTPSQAAKAAKDANAKSLILTHISARYKNTDLLLEQAQKVFPSTVVAKDFLELELPLSE; translated from the coding sequence ATGAGCATACGCATAGTCTTCTTGGGAACCTCCGCAGCTGTTCCAACCCCAAACCGCAGCTTGCCCGCCGTGGTTTTGCAGCGTGAAAATGAGCAGTTACTGTTTGACTGCGGCGAAGCCGTGCAGCTACAGATGATACGCGCCAAAGTAAGCCTGCACAAAAAACAGCGGATTTTCCTCACTCACATGCATGGCGACCACGTACTAGGCTTGCCTGGGTTGTTGCAGACTATGGCGTTGATGAACCGCCAAAAACCCGTACAAGTCTACGGTCCAGTGGGAACCGCACGTTTTCTAAGCTGCCTAAAAGAGACGCTGCAGTTTGGCTTGACCTTCGACGTTGAAGTCTACGAGGTTTCAGGCGCAGGCTTGGTGTGCGAAACCGAAGAATACTGCGTCTACGCGGAGCCTGCTAATCATTCCGTAGCCAGTTTTGCTTATGCGTTTGTGGAAAAACCGCGCCCTGGAAGGTTTAACCCTGAAAAAGCCGCTGCTCTGGAGGTGCCTAAAGGGGAAGCCTGGAACAAGCTGCAGCACGGCGAAGCCGTAACGCTAACAGATGGGCGCATAGTACAATCTGGCGAGGTAACTGGTGAGCCGCGAAGAGGCAGAAAAATCGTCTACACGGGCGATACGCGACCATTCACTGGGTTTGCAGGGTTTGCTTCTGATGCAGATTTGGTTATTCACGAAGCCACATTCGAAGATGCCCTTTCTGAAAAAGCTCAGGTTGATGGTCACTCAACCCCTAGCCAAGCCGCAAAAGCCGCCAAGGACGCCAACGCCAAAAGCTTAATCCTGACTCATATTAGTGCTCGATACAAAAACACTGACCTGCTACTTGAGCAAGCCCAAAAAGTCTTCCCAAGCACGGTGGTCGCGAAAGATTTTTTGGAGTTAGAGTTGCCCTTAAGCGAATAG